A genomic segment from uncultured Alistipes sp. encodes:
- a CDS encoding DUF4270 family protein, translated as MKRFNNFRPSAIRNLIGAVLAVLALGSCTTVDDTLGGNLIPDNQQMRAGFISIDGLNPRKYVETRLFKTDSIVSSNISYGYFGSQLNDTLGERKAGFLSQMVSYYAVPEGYFGYMPIFDSAQLLLSITAFGADTLTEQHFAVYEILSNDYITNRESSDTTFYLGFRPDKQTVNTDEEPLFRFTLGGEGKYPSTTTAVTMTPTEAGKNYIMRLMLQEGTYKDKYSIYSTDSLEYFIEEFPGLYITPDPAYPVTKEGSNSGTIYATSLDASGLSIYGRNRVESDPSLIQDTIGMVLYFYDSYAEHGNVSVNTIQHDYSKISVAELAFNAETDAQEPASDEEDTRKPVTQFRVEGLGGAITEMTFTPGFFATLEEKIAEENAKDGKDFQTLAFSQARMSVYFSGSSYDWGEIDPNPGDGETGSPLMSLIKEMDAAPSRLGLYTNYKSLTPISDYAYTYEQNYSTTLAYGGYVNRSRGCYVINITGYLQQLWNNYIKAKKAAGVEYPDPADTDSFDERYDAWEKAIDWDGISYRKVYIGPEAYSLYTNSFGVFQGASTDEKSLDCPIRFDLAYNLIK; from the coding sequence ATGAAGCGATTCAATAACTTCCGCCCTTCCGCAATCCGGAACCTGATCGGTGCCGTACTCGCTGTGCTGGCGCTCGGAAGTTGTACCACGGTAGACGATACGCTCGGCGGAAACCTGATCCCCGACAACCAGCAAATGAGAGCCGGATTCATCTCCATCGACGGACTCAACCCCAGAAAATACGTCGAAACCAGACTCTTCAAAACCGATTCGATCGTCAGCTCCAACATTTCATACGGCTATTTCGGATCGCAGCTGAACGATACCCTCGGAGAACGAAAGGCCGGATTCCTCTCGCAGATGGTCAGCTATTACGCCGTGCCCGAAGGCTACTTCGGATACATGCCCATCTTCGACTCCGCACAGCTCCTGCTCAGTATCACCGCTTTCGGCGCCGATACCCTCACCGAGCAGCACTTCGCCGTATACGAGATCCTCAGCAACGACTACATCACCAACCGGGAGAGCAGCGATACGACCTTCTATCTCGGATTCCGGCCCGACAAACAGACCGTCAATACCGACGAGGAACCCCTCTTCCGCTTTACGCTCGGCGGCGAAGGGAAATACCCCTCGACGACAACCGCCGTCACCATGACCCCCACCGAAGCCGGCAAAAACTACATCATGCGGCTGATGCTCCAGGAGGGCACCTACAAGGACAAATACTCGATCTATTCGACCGACAGCCTGGAGTATTTCATCGAGGAGTTCCCCGGACTCTACATCACCCCCGACCCCGCATACCCCGTAACCAAGGAGGGTTCCAATTCGGGGACGATCTACGCCACGTCGCTCGATGCTTCGGGTCTCTCGATCTACGGCCGGAACCGCGTCGAAAGCGACCCCTCGCTTATCCAGGATACCATCGGAATGGTCCTCTACTTCTATGACTCCTATGCCGAACACGGCAATGTCTCGGTAAACACCATCCAGCACGACTATTCGAAAATATCCGTTGCGGAACTCGCCTTCAACGCCGAAACCGACGCCCAGGAGCCCGCCAGCGACGAAGAGGATACCCGAAAGCCCGTCACGCAGTTCCGCGTCGAGGGGCTCGGCGGCGCCATCACCGAGATGACCTTCACCCCCGGGTTCTTCGCAACACTCGAAGAGAAAATCGCCGAGGAGAACGCCAAGGACGGAAAGGATTTCCAAACCCTCGCCTTCAGCCAGGCCCGCATGTCGGTCTACTTCTCCGGCAGCAGCTACGACTGGGGAGAGATCGACCCGAACCCCGGCGACGGTGAGACGGGATCCCCGCTCATGTCGCTCATCAAAGAGATGGATGCCGCACCCAGCCGGTTGGGACTTTACACCAATTACAAGAGCCTGACCCCGATTTCCGACTACGCCTACACCTACGAGCAGAACTACAGCACGACGCTCGCGTACGGAGGATATGTCAACCGAAGCCGCGGATGCTACGTCATCAACATCACGGGATACCTCCAGCAACTCTGGAACAACTACATCAAGGCCAAAAAGGCTGCAGGCGTGGAGTATCCCGATCCGGCCGACACCGACTCCTTCGACGAACGGTATGACGCCTGGGAAAAGGCGATCGACTGGGACGGTATCAGTTACCGGAAG